In a genomic window of Verrucomicrobiota bacterium:
- a CDS encoding sugar transferase — translation MQRRPQPGKRLFDVALALPAAVLLSPLMGITAVLVATGVGSPIFFRQRRPGLLGQPFTILKFRTMTNARDADGNLKPDADRMPPIGRLVRAASLDELPQLWNVIRGEMSLVGPRPLLMEYLPHYTAEQNRRHSVPPGITGWAQVNGRNVTVFSARLKLDLWYVDHWTLWLDVKILASTFVKVLRSSGFKLAQPLDEVDDIGLHPDTRKKVGAAPANSHPT, via the coding sequence ATGCAACGACGGCCTCAACCTGGGAAGCGGCTCTTTGATGTTGCCCTGGCGCTGCCGGCCGCAGTGCTGCTCTCGCCGCTGATGGGGATCACGGCGGTGCTCGTCGCCACCGGCGTGGGATCGCCGATTTTCTTTCGCCAGCGGCGCCCGGGCCTGCTCGGGCAGCCGTTTACAATCCTCAAATTCCGCACCATGACCAACGCACGAGACGCCGACGGCAACCTCAAGCCCGACGCTGACCGAATGCCTCCGATCGGTCGCCTGGTGCGTGCGGCCAGCCTTGATGAGTTGCCCCAGTTGTGGAACGTGATCCGCGGCGAAATGTCGCTCGTCGGGCCGAGGCCGTTGCTGATGGAATACCTGCCTCACTATACCGCCGAGCAGAATCGCCGGCACAGCGTTCCGCCGGGGATCACCGGTTGGGCACAGGTTAACGGCAGAAACGTCACGGTCTTCAGCGCGCGCCTGAAGCTCGACCTCTGGTATGTCGATCATTGGACTCTGTGGCTCGATGTCAAAATACTGGCGAGCACCTTCGTCAAGGTGCTCCGCTCCAGCGGCTTCAAACTGGCGCAGCCCCTGGACGAAGTGGACGACATCGGGCTTCACCCGGACACGCGGAAAAAGGTGGGTGCAGCACCGGCAAACTCTCACCCTACATAG
- a CDS encoding class I SAM-dependent methyltransferase encodes MTKTTTAEELYTTGTYLEQNPLWHTEESRWKAEHIMRMLDRQKIVPDTICEVGCGAGEVLKQLQQTLVNRCDLLGCDISPQAIALCKARANERLHFLLGDITQIPDQNFDLILVLDVLEHMEDYFSLLRNLKERARFKIFQIPLDLSVQTVLRATPLIKDRRRYGHIHYFTKEIALQLLQDLGYQIIDHFYTAVSLDIPSRELKNLVMRVPRRLLYSMNRDLAVRLLGGYRIMILAK; translated from the coding sequence ATGACTAAGACAACGACGGCTGAGGAACTCTACACAACGGGTACATATCTGGAGCAGAACCCGCTCTGGCATACCGAGGAATCACGGTGGAAGGCGGAACACATCATGCGGATGCTCGACCGTCAAAAAATCGTTCCCGACACGATCTGTGAAGTCGGTTGCGGGGCCGGTGAGGTGCTCAAGCAGCTTCAGCAAACGCTGGTCAACCGGTGTGACCTGCTGGGCTGCGACATCTCTCCGCAAGCCATTGCACTCTGTAAGGCGCGGGCAAATGAGAGGCTGCATTTTTTGCTGGGAGACATCACACAAATCCCGGATCAAAACTTTGACCTGATTCTGGTACTTGACGTGCTCGAACACATGGAAGATTACTTTTCCCTTCTGCGCAACCTCAAGGAGCGAGCCCGCTTTAAGATTTTCCAAATACCGCTCGACCTCTCGGTACAAACCGTCCTGCGCGCCACCCCCCTGATTAAAGATCGTCGACGGTACGGGCACATCCATTATTTCACTAAAGAGATCGCATTGCAGCTTCTGCAGGACCTCGGGTACCAAATTATCGACCATTTCTACACGGCCGTATCCCTTGATATTCCGTCACGCGAGCTGAAGAATCTCGTCATGAGGGTTCCCCGGCGCCTTCTTTATTCGATGAACAGGGATCTGGCCGTCCGCCTCCTTGGCGGCTATCGGATTATGATTCTGGCCAAATAG
- a CDS encoding ATP-grasp domain-containing protein, translating into MNVLLTCAGRRSYSVEIFKQAVRPLGYTVACDSSGEAPALQIADRAFTVPPVDDPTYIDALLSICEAHDIDLLVPALEPELLLLAAERARFLDVGTMPLVSSPEVVTTCYDKLATGEFLAPCGVSVPRTFESLEAARAALSADPGGRRLVVKPRWGVSSIGLHFAEDDEELELSYRLARKQVSRSLLAQISATDAQRSILIQERLVGDEYGLDVINNLSGTYVCTLVKRKLRMRAGQTDRAVTVRDERLEMIGRVIGENLGHVGPLDCDAFVTPQGCYVIDMNPRIGGGYPFSHVAGANLPAALVAWADGRRPDPACFQMEPNVMASRDDTLVVINQKQIVVPCRSNGKVLQEVSQAA; encoded by the coding sequence ATGAACGTATTGCTTACTTGTGCAGGGCGCCGCAGTTACTCCGTCGAGATCTTCAAACAGGCGGTGCGCCCGTTGGGTTACACGGTTGCGTGTGATTCGAGTGGGGAAGCTCCGGCGCTGCAGATCGCGGACCGGGCATTTACCGTTCCACCCGTTGATGACCCGACCTACATCGACGCACTTCTATCCATATGTGAGGCTCACGACATTGACCTGCTCGTGCCTGCGCTTGAACCGGAGCTCTTGCTGCTGGCGGCGGAGCGGGCGCGTTTTCTGGACGTTGGTACCATGCCGCTGGTCTCATCGCCTGAGGTCGTCACAACCTGTTACGACAAGCTCGCGACTGGGGAGTTTCTGGCGCCCTGCGGCGTAAGCGTGCCCCGTACGTTTGAGTCTCTGGAGGCCGCACGCGCTGCCCTGTCTGCGGACCCCGGCGGGCGGAGATTGGTCGTCAAGCCCCGCTGGGGCGTCAGCTCGATCGGACTTCACTTCGCCGAAGACGATGAGGAACTGGAACTCTCGTACCGGCTGGCCAGGAAGCAGGTCAGCCGAAGTTTGCTCGCGCAAATCAGCGCGACCGATGCGCAGCGCAGCATCCTGATCCAGGAGCGGTTGGTTGGGGACGAGTACGGGCTCGATGTAATTAACAACCTCAGTGGCACCTACGTCTGTACGCTGGTCAAACGCAAGCTGAGGATGCGCGCGGGTCAGACGGATCGGGCGGTGACGGTGAGGGACGAACGACTGGAGATGATCGGCCGAGTCATCGGCGAGAACCTCGGCCATGTCGGACCCTTGGACTGCGATGCTTTCGTCACGCCGCAGGGTTGCTACGTCATTGACATGAACCCTCGCATCGGCGGCGGGTATCCGTTCTCCCATGTAGCCGGCGCTAACCTGCCGGCGGCGTTGGTTGCATGGGCTGATGGCCGCCGGCCTGACCCGGCATGCTTTCAAATGGAGCCAAACGTGATGGCTTCCCGGGACGACACGCTGGTGGTGATCAACCAAAAGCAGATCGTCGTACCCTGCCGGAGTAATGGAAAAGTTCTTCAGGAAGTTTCTCAAGCAGCATGA
- a CDS encoding aldo/keto reductase yields the protein MKQKELGKTGILLPEIGLGTWQYLGGVKPIREAIARGAFLIDTAESYGSEETVGEAVRHIRDSVFIATKVLPKHFRCSDLLRAADQSLKRLRTDHIDLYQLHWPNRVVPIEDTMAAMQGLLEKGKVRFIGVSNFGVAELQKAQAALPRHRIVSNQVTYSLVERSAEVDLLPYCRANNITLIAYSPLARGIDQIKAKDPRGILSRVALQTGKTEAQVALNWCVSRENVIAIPKASSVEHVIQNCGASGWRLSLEQNRLLEDGIKFRRRGRAEVALRRVVSAVLQRLAYTA from the coding sequence ATGAAGCAAAAAGAACTGGGAAAGACGGGGATCCTGTTGCCCGAAATCGGACTGGGAACCTGGCAGTACCTTGGTGGTGTGAAGCCGATCAGGGAGGCGATCGCACGAGGCGCCTTTTTGATCGACACAGCCGAGTCTTACGGCTCCGAAGAGACCGTCGGTGAGGCAGTGAGGCACATCAGGGATAGCGTTTTCATTGCGACTAAAGTCTTGCCGAAACATTTCCGGTGCTCTGATCTGTTGAGAGCAGCGGATCAGAGTCTGAAGCGATTAAGGACCGACCATATTGATTTATACCAGCTCCACTGGCCGAATCGGGTCGTGCCCATCGAGGACACCATGGCAGCCATGCAGGGCTTGTTGGAGAAGGGCAAAGTCCGATTCATCGGCGTCAGCAATTTCGGCGTTGCTGAACTCCAAAAGGCGCAGGCGGCCCTGCCGAGGCATCGCATCGTCTCCAACCAGGTAACTTACAGCCTTGTGGAGAGGAGCGCGGAGGTGGACCTTTTGCCGTACTGCCGTGCGAATAATATCACCCTAATCGCCTACAGCCCCCTGGCCCGGGGTATAGACCAGATCAAGGCGAAAGATCCGCGCGGCATCCTGAGCAGGGTGGCGCTTCAGACGGGCAAAACGGAAGCCCAGGTAGCTTTGAACTGGTGCGTCTCCAGAGAGAACGTGATTGCTATACCCAAGGCATCATCGGTCGAGCACGTTATTCAGAACTGTGGCGCTTCAGGCTGGCGACTGTCGCTGGAGCAGAACAGACTTCTCGAAGACGGTATAAAATTTCGACGGCGCGGACGCGCCGAGGTCGCGTTGCGGCGTGTCGTGAGTGCTGTTCTGCAAAGGCTGGCTTACACTGCGTGA
- the asnB gene encoding asparagine synthase (glutamine-hydrolyzing): MERAEASTDILAHRGPDERGTMLRGSVFLGMRRLSIIDLSSGQQPVWNEDQSCCIVYNGELYNFLELRPELESRGHVFRTRSDTEVVLHAYEEWGTDCLQRFNGMFAFAIWDQGAGRLFVARDRIGEKPLYYYQGNQRLIIGSEIKAILADPIVPRRINPRGLVNFLTFGHAVAPETIYEGIYKLLPGHYLIAADAQVRVNRYWEIGDEPRLPVGPVLSEAEYAANLRSLLDDSVRRRMVADVPLGAFLSGGVDSSAIVALMKRHASGPVKTFSLGFSIGGRYYNELSDANLVAKHLGTEHHELHAEHFDLLQTWRTLVYSYDEPFADPAAFPLYLLSRFAREHVKVVLSGDGGDELFGGYRRYGVDRFAPFYNWLPVPLKDGFIPGLAEKLPRLRRTKRVFRTLGLVDPARRYASWLSVFTPEMLSDLLGADLRTTIAGHDPAKPYCNYYHALNGGTAADHLNRLMYVDLKTLLVDGYLEKVDKATMACGLEARVPLLDHRLVELAFQIPGRFKISGRSLKRILKRAVSDLLPGSVLRKPKHGFAVPLDPWFRGELKDFSFEVLLDGRTRRRGYFNTKFIESLWREHVGGRHVWTDHLWVLLNFELWHRLYLDREAL, translated from the coding sequence GTGGAACGCGCTGAGGCAAGCACCGATATACTGGCTCACCGCGGCCCTGATGAACGCGGCACCATGCTGCGTGGAAGCGTCTTCCTGGGGATGCGACGCCTGAGCATCATCGACTTGAGCAGCGGGCAGCAGCCGGTCTGGAACGAGGACCAGAGCTGCTGCATCGTCTATAACGGCGAGCTGTACAATTTCCTGGAATTGAGGCCGGAACTGGAATCGCGAGGTCACGTTTTCCGGACCCGAAGCGATACTGAAGTAGTTCTGCACGCGTATGAAGAATGGGGCACGGACTGCCTGCAGCGGTTCAACGGGATGTTCGCCTTTGCGATCTGGGACCAGGGGGCCGGCCGCCTGTTCGTCGCACGCGACCGGATCGGCGAAAAGCCTCTCTACTATTACCAGGGTAATCAGAGGTTGATCATCGGTTCGGAGATCAAAGCCATCCTTGCCGATCCGATTGTCCCAAGACGCATAAATCCACGGGGCCTGGTCAATTTCCTTACTTTCGGTCATGCCGTTGCCCCGGAGACTATCTACGAAGGTATTTATAAACTCCTGCCGGGACACTACCTCATTGCCGCGGACGCGCAGGTTCGTGTCAACCGCTATTGGGAGATCGGTGATGAACCGCGATTGCCGGTCGGACCGGTACTCAGCGAGGCCGAGTACGCTGCGAACCTCCGGTCGCTGCTCGACGATTCCGTCCGCCGCCGGATGGTTGCTGACGTGCCGCTTGGGGCATTCCTGAGTGGCGGTGTTGACTCAAGCGCCATCGTCGCGCTGATGAAGCGGCATGCCAGCGGGCCTGTAAAGACGTTCTCGCTCGGCTTCAGCATCGGCGGCAGATACTACAACGAACTGTCAGACGCGAACCTCGTCGCAAAACACCTGGGAACAGAGCATCATGAGCTGCACGCCGAGCATTTCGACCTTCTGCAGACGTGGCGAACGCTCGTTTACTCATACGATGAGCCGTTCGCCGACCCTGCGGCTTTTCCGCTTTATCTGCTTAGCCGGTTTGCCCGCGAACACGTCAAGGTCGTCCTTTCCGGTGACGGCGGCGACGAATTGTTCGGCGGGTACCGGCGCTATGGGGTGGACCGTTTCGCCCCCTTCTATAATTGGCTTCCGGTCCCGCTGAAAGATGGCTTCATACCCGGACTGGCTGAAAAGCTACCGCGGCTGCGGCGTACCAAACGCGTTTTCCGGACATTGGGTCTCGTTGACCCGGCACGTCGCTACGCGTCGTGGCTCTCCGTGTTCACCCCGGAAATGCTGTCGGACCTGTTGGGAGCGGATCTCCGCACGACCATTGCCGGGCATGATCCTGCCAAACCTTACTGTAATTATTACCATGCCTTGAATGGCGGCACGGCGGCGGACCATCTCAACCGGCTGATGTATGTTGACCTTAAGACTTTGCTGGTGGACGGCTACCTCGAAAAGGTCGACAAAGCCACCATGGCCTGCGGTCTGGAGGCGCGGGTCCCGCTGCTTGATCATCGCCTCGTTGAGTTGGCCTTCCAGATCCCCGGCCGTTTCAAGATCAGCGGACGGTCGTTGAAACGAATTCTCAAGCGGGCCGTGAGTGACCTGCTGCCCGGCAGCGTCCTGCGCAAGCCCAAACATGGGTTTGCTGTTCCGCTCGACCCGTGGTTCCGCGGCGAATTAAAGGATTTTTCATTCGAGGTGCTCCTGGATGGCCGTACACGCCGGCGCGGATACTTCAACACCAAATTCATCGAATCCCTCTGGCGCGAACACGTCGGGGGACGGCACGTTTGGACCGACCATCTCTGGGTCCTGCTCAACTTCGAACTTTGGCACCGGCTCTATTTAGATCGTGAAGCCCTATGA
- a CDS encoding FkbM family methyltransferase: MTQCWEGIANLGLPQFLHFELEGLRSRISQRQRPMLYRTKCAKYPLRARPKTSDRSVFWRVFACREYLRMGEPADPGLIIDCGSNVGYSCAYFLTHFPSSYVIAVEPDAGNFDLLKTNLAPYGNRCRLVNSAIWSKPAGLVFEESTLSESEQCRRVREARHDEKPAMIATDIGRLLKESGFDRISILKMDIEGSELEVFSSNYVEWLARVDHLLIELHGEECAAAFEKAVASQPFVLSQPDKSRYEELVVCRRFCACADLRTG, from the coding sequence ATGACTCAGTGTTGGGAAGGAATTGCCAATCTCGGCCTCCCTCAATTCCTGCACTTCGAACTGGAAGGCCTGCGGTCGCGCATTTCCCAGCGCCAACGGCCCATGCTCTACCGGACAAAATGCGCGAAGTACCCCCTGCGGGCGCGGCCGAAAACCAGTGATCGCTCGGTCTTTTGGCGGGTCTTCGCCTGTCGAGAGTACCTGCGCATGGGCGAACCCGCGGACCCGGGGCTCATCATCGACTGCGGCTCCAACGTCGGATACTCTTGCGCCTACTTTCTAACGCACTTTCCCAGTAGCTACGTAATCGCCGTCGAGCCAGACGCCGGGAATTTCGATCTGCTTAAAACCAACCTGGCGCCTTATGGTAATAGATGCCGGCTGGTGAATTCGGCCATCTGGTCAAAGCCTGCAGGACTCGTTTTTGAAGAATCGACGCTCAGCGAGAGCGAACAATGCAGACGAGTGCGCGAGGCCAGGCACGACGAGAAGCCGGCAATGATCGCCACAGACATCGGGCGGTTGTTGAAGGAATCCGGCTTTGATCGCATTTCTATACTGAAAATGGATATTGAAGGATCGGAGCTGGAGGTTTTCTCGTCCAACTACGTCGAATGGCTTGCCAGGGTGGATCACCTGCTCATCGAATTACATGGTGAGGAGTGCGCCGCCGCATTTGAAAAAGCGGTCGCATCGCAACCTTTCGTATTGTCCCAGCCCGACAAGAGCCGCTACGAGGAATTGGTTGTGTGCAGGCGGTTTTGCGCCTGCGCGGACCTGAGGACCGGCTAA
- a CDS encoding glycosyltransferase family 4 protein → MTGTLRIAHITTVDISLQNLLRNQLLSLTADGYEVTGISAPGPYVAAFATCGLRHISVPMTRKLTPWADLASLWRLYRVMRREQFTIVHTHTPKAGLLGQLAARLAGVPIIVNTVHGFYFHEHMHPSVRRFYITLEKLAACCSDLILSQNAEDCETALREAICRREKIKLLGNGIDLTQFNPERISPKDQLECRQKIGIPAGVPVVGFVGRLAARRKGFLDFLAAAKQIAGQRPEVRFLIVGGADQGKADAVDPSIASEFGIADRCRFLGFRPGAELPALYRIMSVLVLPSLFEGVPRVVMEASAMGVPCIVTDVKGNREAVVHERNGYLVPLGDAPALATSILRVLSEPETAERMGREARRMATERFDERTVFDKIKTEYTRLLRAKGWWLRTPRPAEQHPFALRLHDGSRPRRQSTADSSSAGLSNLKKAFGTLLLSRRPRLQFAATLRKPTVATDPDGDRADHFNRT, encoded by the coding sequence ATGACCGGCACACTAAGAATCGCCCACATTACCACGGTTGACATTTCACTGCAGAACTTGCTGCGCAACCAACTGCTCAGCCTTACAGCGGACGGTTACGAGGTTACCGGCATCTCAGCGCCCGGCCCCTATGTGGCCGCGTTTGCAACGTGCGGCCTTCGACACATCTCGGTCCCGATGACGCGCAAGCTCACCCCTTGGGCCGATCTGGCTTCTTTGTGGCGTCTCTACCGGGTCATGCGCCGCGAGCAGTTCACGATCGTCCACACGCATACGCCGAAGGCAGGCCTGCTCGGGCAGCTCGCGGCGCGACTTGCGGGCGTGCCGATTATCGTCAACACGGTGCACGGATTTTACTTCCATGAGCACATGCACCCGAGCGTACGCCGGTTTTATATCACCCTGGAGAAGCTCGCCGCGTGCTGCTCCGATCTCATCCTCTCGCAAAATGCGGAAGACTGTGAAACTGCGTTGCGTGAAGCGATCTGCCGGAGAGAAAAAATAAAGCTCCTGGGAAACGGCATCGATCTAACGCAGTTCAATCCGGAGCGCATTTCGCCGAAAGACCAACTTGAATGCCGTCAGAAAATAGGAATCCCGGCCGGCGTGCCCGTGGTTGGATTTGTCGGACGGTTGGCGGCCCGAAGAAAAGGCTTTCTTGACTTCCTGGCTGCCGCCAAACAGATCGCCGGGCAGCGGCCGGAAGTGCGCTTTCTGATCGTCGGCGGTGCAGATCAAGGCAAAGCCGACGCCGTTGATCCTTCCATCGCGAGCGAGTTCGGAATTGCCGATCGGTGCCGGTTCTTAGGCTTTCGTCCCGGCGCAGAGTTGCCGGCCCTCTACAGAATAATGAGCGTGCTCGTCCTACCTTCGCTTTTCGAAGGCGTACCACGGGTAGTGATGGAGGCGTCGGCCATGGGCGTGCCCTGCATCGTCACCGATGTCAAAGGCAACCGCGAGGCGGTCGTGCACGAGCGTAACGGGTACTTGGTGCCGCTGGGAGACGCGCCCGCGCTGGCGACCAGCATCTTGCGCGTTTTGAGCGAGCCTGAAACGGCCGAACGCATGGGCCGGGAGGCTCGTCGGATGGCTACGGAGCGTTTCGACGAACGAACGGTGTTCGACAAGATCAAAACCGAATACACCCGCCTGCTGCGCGCAAAGGGTTGGTGGCTCCGCACGCCGCGCCCGGCTGAACAGCATCCGTTTGCGTTGCGCCTGCACGATGGCAGCCGGCCAAGGAGGCAGTCAACAGCGGATTCATCGAGCGCCGGTTTGTCCAACCTGAAAAAAGCTTTTGGTACCCTACTACTTAGCCGAAGGCCGCGTTTACAATTCGCGGCCACTCTGCGCAAACCCACGGTCGCAACTGATCCTGACGGCGACAGGGCGGATCACTTTAACAGGACGTAA
- a CDS encoding NAD(P)-binding domain-containing protein, whose protein sequence is MTKYNSLTHQVVIVGAGPYGLAAAAHLRAAQVETCVFGEPMEFWESQMPEGMLLRSSWDASHIADPHRSATLDAYSASQHSAVPKPVPLDRFVGYGRWFQNRVVPDLDRRRVGGIEVAGKGFRVVLHDGDSVQAQRVVIAAGIAPFARRPPQFTGIPAALASHASEHREMKRFAGRRVIVVGSGQSALESAALLHELGAEVEVIARQRQVHWLDQRARWLKSKRNPIRPLLYPSTDVGPPGLNWIVATPDLFRRLPRPLQEKIAYRSIRPAGAGWLVPRVRGVRITIGAMVSSATRAGDSIRLALSDGTSRCVDHVMLATGYQVDVSRYPFLKPELVRALRLNDGYPELREGFESTVPGLHFLGAPAARSFGPLCRFVAGTPFAARSLTRRILGTNGFHQNGF, encoded by the coding sequence ATGACAAAATACAATAGTCTTACACACCAAGTGGTAATCGTCGGCGCCGGGCCCTATGGCCTGGCGGCAGCAGCCCATCTGCGTGCAGCACAGGTGGAAACGTGCGTTTTCGGTGAGCCGATGGAGTTTTGGGAAAGCCAGATGCCGGAAGGTATGCTGCTGCGATCATCCTGGGATGCTTCGCACATCGCGGATCCTCACCGGTCGGCAACCCTGGACGCTTATTCAGCGTCGCAACATTCCGCCGTGCCGAAGCCGGTGCCGCTCGACCGGTTCGTCGGCTATGGCCGGTGGTTTCAGAACAGGGTTGTGCCTGATCTGGACCGGCGTCGGGTGGGGGGAATTGAGGTAGCCGGCAAAGGTTTCCGCGTCGTGCTGCATGACGGGGACTCCGTGCAGGCGCAGCGGGTCGTCATCGCCGCCGGCATTGCCCCGTTCGCGCGGCGACCCCCGCAATTCACCGGAATTCCCGCGGCGTTGGCTTCTCACGCTTCCGAGCATCGCGAGATGAAACGGTTTGCCGGCCGGCGGGTGATTGTGGTGGGTAGCGGCCAGAGCGCGCTCGAATCGGCGGCATTGCTTCACGAACTCGGGGCAGAAGTGGAGGTCATCGCCCGCCAGCGTCAGGTCCACTGGCTCGACCAGAGGGCTCGATGGCTGAAGAGCAAACGTAACCCGATTCGTCCGCTCCTTTACCCAAGCACCGATGTCGGACCGCCCGGCCTGAACTGGATCGTGGCGACGCCCGATCTGTTTAGACGGTTGCCGCGCCCGTTGCAGGAGAAAATCGCATATCGCTCGATTCGACCTGCCGGCGCGGGCTGGCTCGTGCCGCGGGTCCGAGGTGTGCGCATCACGATAGGCGCCATGGTCAGTTCGGCCACCCGGGCCGGTGACTCCATCAGGCTTGCTCTCAGCGATGGGACCAGCCGTTGTGTGGACCATGTGATGCTGGCTACCGGTTATCAGGTCGACGTTTCACGTTACCCATTCCTCAAACCCGAGTTAGTCCGGGCGCTGCGTCTAAACGACGGCTACCCGGAGCTGAGAGAAGGCTTCGAGTCAACGGTGCCCGGATTGCACTTTCTCGGTGCGCCGGCCGCCCGGTCCTTCGGCCCGCTTTGTCGGTTCGTTGCAGGTACCCCTTTTGCCGCGCGCTCGCTCACGCGCCGGATTCTGGGGACGAACGGTTTTCATCAAAACGGGTTCTAA
- a CDS encoding polysaccharide biosynthesis/export family protein: protein MNKTNRAVHILCCVLYAVCLLPISLRAQQNTPAAPAPILPEAPPPSEVRPQAYPVTPAVRSAPGNYRIEPNDVLDVRVFREPDLTTTARVANDGTIMVPLAGQVRVGGMSISQAAREIQARLAAGYLPNPQVTVNITQFHHRRFTILGQVNRSGTYEFPDEGSLGLLQAIGLAGGYTSIADPSKVIIRRTVRGRATSFRVNAKKIAAGKIDEDVQVVPGDVITVSEAIF from the coding sequence ATGAACAAAACGAATCGAGCCGTCCACATCCTTTGTTGCGTGCTATACGCAGTTTGCTTGTTACCCATCAGCCTTCGGGCGCAACAGAATACTCCTGCCGCACCGGCCCCTATATTGCCTGAGGCGCCGCCCCCAAGTGAGGTCCGGCCTCAGGCGTATCCGGTAACCCCCGCAGTCCGGTCGGCTCCCGGCAACTACCGGATCGAGCCGAACGACGTGCTCGACGTTCGGGTCTTCCGTGAACCGGATCTGACCACCACCGCGCGCGTGGCGAACGATGGGACCATCATGGTGCCATTGGCCGGCCAGGTACGGGTTGGCGGGATGTCCATAAGCCAGGCAGCCAGGGAAATTCAGGCCAGGCTGGCTGCCGGTTACCTTCCGAATCCGCAGGTCACGGTTAACATTACCCAATTCCACCATCGCCGGTTCACCATCCTGGGGCAGGTAAACCGAAGCGGCACCTACGAGTTCCCCGATGAGGGTTCCCTCGGTTTACTGCAGGCGATCGGATTGGCCGGCGGATACACCAGCATAGCCGATCCGTCGAAGGTCATCATCCGGCGTACCGTTCGCGGCAGGGCTACGTCCTTTCGCGTCAACGCTAAGAAGATTGCGGCCGGCAAGATAGATGAGGATGTCCAGGTTGTTCCTGGGGATGTTATCACCGTTTCTGAAGCCATCTTTTGA
- a CDS encoding HAD family hydrolase, protein MIRAIMFDLDNCLSAADEPGRGILEPVFDAIRGANRGRLSDEALAKAFDDFWRHPLDVVADKHGFTGEMLAAGWAVYARLEVDVPMHGYGDLHMLAELPVLRFLVTTGFRRLQESKIKALGFERLFTAIYVDAIDEADRKGKRGIFGEILRAFQLRPEEALVVGDSPHSEIEAGNRLGIRTVQVLRPGVPPGNNATHYIHGLSELKSLLRQHQGAS, encoded by the coding sequence ATGATCCGGGCCATTATGTTCGATCTTGATAATTGTTTGAGCGCGGCCGACGAGCCGGGTAGAGGGATTTTGGAACCTGTCTTTGACGCGATTCGGGGGGCGAACCGGGGCCGGCTGTCGGACGAGGCGTTGGCGAAGGCCTTTGACGATTTCTGGCGCCACCCGCTGGATGTTGTGGCTGACAAGCACGGCTTTACAGGGGAAATGCTCGCCGCCGGTTGGGCCGTCTACGCCCGCCTGGAAGTGGACGTGCCGATGCATGGCTACGGCGACCTTCACATGCTTGCAGAATTGCCCGTGCTGCGCTTCCTGGTGACAACGGGCTTTCGCCGGCTTCAGGAAAGTAAGATTAAGGCGCTCGGCTTTGAGCGGCTCTTTACGGCGATCTACGTCGATGCGATTGACGAAGCCGATCGAAAAGGCAAACGAGGAATTTTCGGGGAGATTTTGCGTGCTTTCCAACTCCGGCCTGAAGAGGCGTTGGTAGTCGGGGACAGCCCGCATTCGGAAATCGAGGCCGGCAATCGATTGGGAATCCGGACGGTGCAAGTCTTACGGCCGGGCGTGCCCCCCGGCAACAATGCGACCCATTACATCCACGGCCTCTCTGAGCTGAAGAGCCTCCTGAGACAGCATCAGGGCGCTTCATGA